ATACCATTTAGAAGATCATCATAAGTTGTGCGGCGCCAATAAGCAAAATTACTCAAATAATCTATAAGCAAAAATACTCTAACATAGAAGAACCATACTCCAACATTAAAGAACCAAAGTCATTGTCCTGCTAATTAAAATATCAGATTATCTTAATCAAAATCTCACTTTGTGAAAGTTGAACAAAGACCAAACAGAACTTGGAAGGTACAAAAATGGGAGCAAGACAATTGTCTGTTCAGGCAAACATCAGGTGAAAGCACATTGGCAAGGACCTACACTACTCCTAGAACGAGCTTTGGGGCGGGTGTTATGGTTAGGGGTTTGTCCCACAAGTTTTTCCCCTTTTAGAAGGAGTATGTTAGCAAGTAAAAACTATAAATTAGTAAATATAGTCAAGGGTATAGGCTGCTAATGTGCTCATTTTAAAAATCATATGGGAGaagctaaaaaaaattataaactattTCATTTCTATCAGCTGTATTTGATTGTTATCTATAGCACTAGCAAACAATCTAAACAATTTCAATATTGCAATTACCCAAACTTTTGTGTGCATCGATCGAGGGTATCATTCAGCCTACAACCAGAGACTAATCCATCTCAAGGCATGAAAACCACCAAAGTGGACTTCCTAACAAAGCTTACTAATATTCCAACTACTCAGATTAGGCGAGAAGAAAAGATCTCATGAACCAAACAAGTTGATATCCTACCAAAACTAAGAGAAATAATAGGAAAAACAAAACAGCTTCACACAAGAATTAAATAAACTTCAAGATATCACTAAAAGTGAAATGTGCATGTTTGAGAGAGATTATGGAGGTCTGCATAAGATCAGACACATAATTGTCTCACACTTGAGCAGTCTATCTCAAATTCACAAGTAACTATCAGTAATGAAACAGTTCAACTAATTTGAAAACTAAGACAATGTTCATATCCATCCATGTAGCTAGGCAGCTACTAGTTAAaaggaagaaatgaagaaacaaCTTCAGTTGCTAAATCTAATTTGTTATCATTTAAAGGAAAGTTCACAAGTTGCAGAACATCTCGTGCATGAAGATAATTTTTGTATATTCTCTGGCTTTCCATGTTGCTGCATCTCACTGCTACTGCATATTGTCatcttctttaaaaaaattccatTTTGCATAATATATTTTGCAAATTGAAACTCCGCATCTGTGCCTCTGTAATCATTTAAATAACATTCTTTGAGGTGTAGTTGAATGCATTTAGGAACATATGATGGGTCTTGCCAATCTTCTAGATAGGCTTTATTAAGCTGGAAGTAATCAAACCGTGGGGTCtgaaaacaatcataaacataaaaataataaataaatgaaaacgaactaacaaaaaaatagaaatcatCTCAAGTCTCTAATCAAACCTGGTTAATGACCAGAACTTGAAGCTTGGGGCAATAGTTGAGAAATTCCACTACCTCAATCCAATTAGTATTATAATCGTAATAGCCAAGCTCAATATGGGTTAAATTGTGAAACATGTCAGTGAATTGATCATCATGTGGGATTCTAATATAAATCTGCATGAATTACAATAACAAGAAGAAATGAAATATCTCATTATCTTTAAGAATAAAAAAGACTGGAATGATGGACAAACCACAATACCTCATGTATTCGCAAGAAATCAACATTATTAATCACTTCCATCCTAAATAAATCTGTACTTGTCCCTGAAATATCTGCTCTGACCAACTTGCTTAAAGTTTTATACTCAAACCCAGTCTCCTTATATTTCTTAAAATAGATAGCCTTTGCTTTCAAATCTTCAAGAACAGGACAACCGTTAAGAAGCTGAGCCAGACATCGACGTTGAGAGAGTTGCAAAACTTGGAGATGAAGAACTTTAAGGAAGGGGAGATCAACAGAAGAAACAGTTGTATTCAAGTCTAAACCCTCCAACTTGAGAACCACAAGAGTTTTGCAACTGAAGATGGAAGACAGGTTTAAGGGTGATAGCGAATAAATGCAGATATCGACATGCTCAAATCCTCCACGTTGCACCGCAGCATTAACCCATACGTTGACATTGGAAGGGACCTCAGAGTGTCGAGAGACAAAGCTCATGCGGAGTTTTTGGATTGGTTGGAGGAAATCTGGTGTGTGGATAACTCGATGCACAGATTGAACAAAGCGGGAATGCCACCCTTTGGTTCTGCGAAAGTTGGCTTCGTCGAAGTCAAGAGTGGTGACTGAACGCCACAGTGGCTTCCACCTCTTGGAGAGAATGCTTGTCGCAACAGCTTTCTTGGTCGGAAGAAAAGAGAGTATGTAGCAGAGGATTTCGTCTGGTAAGCTGCTAATCCTatcctccattttcttctcaAGTTATGCATGCGCTTGCCAATGGCAGGGAGCTAAACCCTAATGTGTTTTTTATGGTGTCAATTTTCACTTCTCTGTTCGGCATATTTattgttgtttctttttttttatacaaaagaAATATCATATGTTTCTattttgaaattcagttacatttatatatatttaaataagaTATTTAATAGTCTAGGGTTCGATTTCTGGGCGGTGCGTATGGAGAagcatttgttgggagaggcCTTCCCACTTAACGTTATCTCAGAGGCTCGAAAA
This is a stretch of genomic DNA from Lotus japonicus ecotype B-129 chromosome 1, LjGifu_v1.2. It encodes these proteins:
- the LOC130710840 gene encoding F-box/FBD/LRR-repeat protein At4g00160-like; the encoded protein is MQAKKMEDRISSLPDEILCYILSFLPTKKAVATSILSKRWKPLWRSVTTLDFDEANFRRTKGWHSRFVQSVHRVIHTPDFLQPIQKLRMSFVSRHSEVPSNVNVWVNAAVQRGGFEHVDICIYSLSPLNLSSIFSCKTLVVLKLEGLDLNTTVSSVDLPFLKVLHLQVLQLSQRRCLAQLLNGCPVLEDLKAKAIYFKKYKETGFEYKTLSKLVRADISGTSTDLFRMEVINNVDFLRIHEIYIRIPHDDQFTDMFHNLTHIELGYYDYNTNWIEVVEFLNYCPKLQVLVINQTPRFDYFQLNKAYLEDWQDPSYVPKCIQLHLKECYLNDYRGTDAEFQFAKYIMQNGIFLKKMTICSSSEMQQHGKPENIQKLSSCTRCSATCELSFK